A portion of the Rhizophagus irregularis chromosome 17, complete sequence genome contains these proteins:
- a CDS encoding Homospermidine synthase 1 translates to MYRRAIGIDLGTSYCCVGVWQNDRVEIITNDQGNRTTPSYVAFTDTEILIGEAAKNQAVMNPHNTVFSVHRLIGRNFNDQDVQSDMKYWPFKVINKNDKPFINVEYKGEKRDFTPVEILSMLLVKMKETAEDYLGITVKNTVITVPAYFNKSQRQAIKDAGLIAGLNVLRIITGPTAAAIAYGLDNKAPGERNVLIFDLGGGTCNVSLLIIKDGIFEVYSVAGDTHLGGEDFDNRLVNHYIQEFKSKFKKDISSNIRAIHRLRTACEHAKCILSTSTQTSIVIDSLYEGIDFYTSLTRTRFEELNKDLFRSVMKHVEKVVFQDDRIYRIDKSQVHEIILVGCSTYVPKIQRMISIFFNNKKLNKFVNPAEAAAYGAAVQAAILSGDTSEKTQDLLLLDVAPLPLGIETAGGVMTPVIKRNTTVPIKKSEIISTDFDNQSSVSIKIYEGESTQTRDNNFLGKFELSGIYSAPKGVPQIEVTFDIDLNDNLNVSAVDETTGRSNKIIVTNDKERLSKEEIERMVCEAEKYHVERKQYAQKIEAQNCLESYAYKLLDVVKDIDDIKYKLHDAAQKSITWLENNPEARKDEYENEQKLLEENTDLIINKLYSLNIFSNSNVL, encoded by the exons ATGTATCGTAGAGCAATCGGTATTGATTTAGGAACGTCATACTGCTGTGTTGGTGTTTGGCAAAATGATAGAGttgaaattattacaaatgacCAGGGTAATCGTACAACACCATCATATGTAGCTTTCACTGATACAGAGATTCTTATTGGAGAAGCGGCTAAAAATCAAGCTGTTATGAATCCACATAATACTGTATTTAGTGTTCATCGTCTCATTGGTCGTAATTTCAATGATCAGGACGTCCAATCTGATATGAAG tatTGGCCGTTCAAAGTCATCAACAAAAATGACAAACCATTTATTAACGTCGAATACAAAGGCGAAAAGAGAGATTTCACACCCGTAGAAATTTTATCCATGTTATTGGTTAAAATGAAAGAAACCGCAGAAGATTATCTTGGTATAACAGTtaaaaatactgtaattacAGTTCCAGCTTACTTTAACAAATCTCAACGTCAAGCTATAAAAGATGCTGGTTTGATTGCGGGTTTAAATGTACTTCGTATCATTACTGGACCAACTGCAGCGGCTATTGCTTACGGATTGGATAACAAAGCTCCTGGGGAACGAAATGTTCTTATCTTTGATTTGGGTGGTGGCACTTGTAACGTCTctctattaattattaaagatggAATTTTTGAAGTATATTCTGTTGCTGGTGATACTCATCTTGGTGGTGAAGATTTTGACAATCGTCTTGTAAATCATTATATACAAGAATTCAAAAGCAAATTTAAGAAAGATATTTCTTCTAACATTCGCGCTATTCATCGTTTAAGAACGGCATGTGAACATGCAAAATGTATACTTTCAACATCAACACAAACTTCCATTGTAATTGATTCTCTTTACGAAGGTATTGACTTCTATACCTCTTTGACACGTACCAGATTTGAAGAATTGAATAAAGATCTGTTTCGTTCTGTCATGAAACATGTTGAGAAGGTAGTATTTCAGGACGATAGAATTTATAGAATTGACAAAAGTCAAGTCCATGAAATTATCTTGGTTGGTTGTTCAACGTATGTTCCCAAGATTCAAAGGATGATAtctatattctttaataacaaaaaactaaACAAGTTTGTTAATCCTGCTGAAGCTGCAGCCTACGGTGCTGCCGTACAAGCTGCTATTTTATCTGGTGATACTTCTGAAAAGACTCAAGATCTACTTTTACTTGATGTCGCTCCTTTACCTCTGGGTATCGAAACTGCTGGTGGTGTTATGACACCAGTTATTAAACGTAATACTACAGTACCCATTAAGAAATCTGAAATTATATCTACAGATTTTGATAATCAGTCTAGtgtatcaattaaaatatatgaaggTGAAAGTACTCAAACAAGAGATAACAACTTTCTCGGAAAATTCGAATTATCTGGAATTTATTCAGCGCCAAAAGGTGTTCCACAAATTGAAGTTACCTTTGATATTGACTTAAATGACAACTTGAAC GTTTCTGCTGTTGATGAAACAACCGGAAGATCAAATAAGATTATTGTCACTAATGACAAAGAACGATTATCGAAGGAAGAAATCGAACGCATGG TTTGTGAAGCTGAAAAATATCATGTAGAAAGAAAACAATATGCACAAAAAATAGAAGCACAAAATTGCTTGGAATCTTATGCATACAAATTACTTGACGTAGTTAAA gatattgatgatataaagtataaacttCACGATGCAGCACAAAAATCAATTACATGGCTTGAGAATAACCCAGAAGCAAGGAAggatgaatatgaaaatgaacaaaaattaCTTGAAGAGAATACTGacctaataataaataaactttatagcttaaatattttctctaattcaaatgttttataa
- a CDS encoding Homospermidine synthase 1, with product MSVGIDLGTSYSCVGVWKNGGVKIIAKIPSYVAFTDTKILIGDVAKNKAVINPHNTVFDVHRLIGRNFNDQDVQSDMKHWPFKVINKSGKPYISVRYKCKKTDFTPEEIISMILKKMKETAEDYLGKQIRNAVITVPVYFNDSQRQAIKDAVLIAGLNIFRIINTSSAAAIAYGLDKKTSREQNVLIFDLGGGTCNVSLITIDDEIFEVKAVAGNNHLGGEDFDNRLVNHFVQEFKSKFNKDISSNARAIRRLRSACEHAKRILSTSTQTFIEIDSLFDGIDFYTSLTRTRFEELNQDLFRSIIEPVEKVLRDANIDKSHVDKIVLVGGSTIIPKIQMIISEFFNNKELNKSIPDEAAVYGAVVYGDVLQAAKLSSGDTPEKIQNLLLLDVTPLSLGIETASGIMTPLIKRNTTIPAKRSKFFSTYSDNQSNMLIKVYEGECIRTIDNHLIGIFEFTGILPEPRGVPQIEVTFDIDVNGNLNVSAVDKATGKSNKITINNKLRLSKEESERKQMTTILSARDKLISQLASSSIGSIILFPVFSKKWINDYQSDNDDTIGALESIKSRVGIKIL from the exons atgagCG TCGGTATTGACTTGGGGACTTCATACTCTTGTGTTGGTGTTTGGAAAAATGGCGGAGTTAAAATTATTGCCAAAATACCATCATATGTCGCTTTCACTGATACGAAAATTCTTATTGGAGATGTGGCCAAAAATAAAGCTGTTATAAATCCTCATAATACCGTTTTCGATGTTCACCGTCTCATTGGTCGTAATTTCAATGATCAGGACGTCCAATCTGATATGAAG CATTGGCCATTCAAAGTTATCAACAAGAGTGGTAAACCATACATTAGTGTCCGTTACAAATGTAAAAAGACTGATTTCACACCCGAAGAAATTATATCcatgatattgaaaaaaatgaaagaaaccGCAGAGGATTACCTTGGTAAACAAATTAGAAATGCTGTAATTACAGTGCcagtatattttaatgattctCAACGTCAAGCTATAAAGGATGCAGTTTTGATTGCGGGTTTGAATATATTTCGTATCATAAATACATCATCCGCAGCGGCTATTGCTTATGGGTTGGACAAGAAAACTTCTAGAGAACAAAATGTTCTTATCTTTGATTTGGGCGGTGGTACTTGTAATGTTTCTCTCATAACTattgatgatgaaatttttgaagtaaaAGCTGTTGCTGGTAACAATCATCTCGGTGGTGAAGATTTTGACAATCGTCTTGTAAATCATTTTGTACAAGAATTCAAAAGTAAATTTAACAAAGATATTTCATCCAATGCACGTGCTATCCGTCGTTTAAGATCGGCATGTGAACATGCAAAACGAATACTTTCAACTTCAACACAAACTTTTATTGAAATCGATTCTCTTTTCGATGGTATTGATTTCTATACCTCATTGACACGTACCAGATTTGAAGAATTGAATCAAGATCTGTTCCGTTCTATAATAGAACCTGTTGAGAAAGTACTTCGAGATGCTAACATTGACAAAAGTCACGTTGATAAAATTGTTCTGGTTGGTGGCTCAACAATTATTCCCAAAATTCAAATGATAATATCTGAGTTCTTTAATAACAAAGAACTAAATAAATCTATTCCTGATGAGGCCGCAGTATACGGTGCCGTAGTATACGGTGATGTATTACAAGCTGCCAAGCTTTCATCTGGTGATACTCccgaaaaaattcaaaatttacttttacttGATGTCACCCCTTTATCTCTAGGTATTGAAACTGCTAGCGGTATTATGACACCACTTATTAAACGTAATACCACAATACCTGCTAAGagatctaaatttttttccacgTATTCTGATAATCAGTCtaatatgttaataaaagtatatgAAGGTGAATGTATCCGAACAATAGATAACCATTTAATAggaatatttgaatttactGGTATTCTACCAGAACCAAGAGGAGTTCCGCAAATTGAAGTTACCTTTGATATTGATGTAAACGGTAACTTAAAc GTTTCTGCTGTTGATAAAGCAACTGGTAAATCAAATAAGATTACCATCAATAACAAACTACGATTATCGAAGGAAGAATCAGAAAGAAAGCAAATGACTACTATTTTGAGTGCCCGTGACAAATTAATTAGTCAGTTAGCGTCAAGTAGCATAGGATCAATAATCCTGTTTCCagttttttctaaaaaatggataaatgaTTATCAATCCGATAATGATGATACAATTGGTGCACTTGAATCAATTAAAAG CAGAGTCGGAATCAAGATTTTATGA